The Candidatus Methylomirabilota bacterium genome segment GCGAGGTGATGGGGGCGCGCACGGCCGTCACCTCCGGCCGCACGCTGTCCGATCCCCTCCGCGGGAGCACCGTGTTCCCGCCGATGGTCGTGCACATGATCAGCGTCGGTGAGAACACCGGCGCGCTCGACCAGATGCTCTCGAAGATCGCCGACTTCTACGACGACGAGGTCGACACGGCCGTCAACGCGCTCACGGCGCTGCTCGAACCGATGATGATCGTCTTCCTCGGCGTGGTCGTCGGCGGTCTGGTCGTGGCGATGTACCTGCCGATCTTCAAGCTGGTCACCTTGATGAAGTAGTGAAACCGCCGACGATCGACGGGCTGCTGCGCGGGTTCTCCTGGGCGCGGCTCGGGCTCGCCGCGCTCCTGCTGGCGCTCGGGCCGTTCCTGCCGTCCGACCTCATCCCCGGGGAGCAGCCCGCCGTGCTGGCGCTCGCGCTGCTGACGGTCGTCGCGTCGTCCGCCGCCCTGCTCCTGTTCGGCGGCATGGCCGACCCGCGCCACATGTCGTGGCTCTTCTGCCTGCTCGACGCCGTGCTCGTGACGGCCGTCGTGGCGGCGACCGGGGGCGGGCGGTCCATCTTCGCCTTCCTGTACGTGCTCTCGGTGACGGCCGCCTGCGTGCTCCTGTCCCGCACCGGGGGCCTCGTGATGGCCGCCGTCGCGAGCGTGCTCTACACCGCTCTCGTCCTGGGCCGCACCGTGTTTCCGACCAGCATCTTCTTCGAAGCGCCCGGGGAGACGACCGGCCTCGAGCTGCTGACGATGTTCATGAACTCCGGCACCTTCCTCGTCGTCGCGATCCTCGCCGGTGGGCTCGCCGAGCAGTTCCGCTCGACGCGGCGCGAGCTCGAAAAGGAGCGGCGGGACCTCCTCGACCTGCAGGCCTTCAAAGACCTCGTGTTCCAGTCGGTGGGCACCGGTCTCATCGCACTCGACCGGGGGCACCGGATCACCGCGCTCAACCGCGCCGCGGAGGAGATGACGGGGCGCGCCGCGGCCCAGGTCGTCGGCCGGCCGTGGTCGGCGCTCTTCGGCGACGAGATCGCGCTCGACGCCGTCGCCGCCGTGATCGACGGCAGCCCCCGCGCGGCGTCGCTGCACGAGACCACGCTGCGCCGGCCCGACGGCACCGCCGCGCCCGTGCGCATCACCTTCTCCGCGCTCCGCGCCGGCGACGGCGTGCGCCTCGGACTCATCGGAGCGTGCGAGGACCTCTCGGCGATCCGCCAGCTCGAGGCCCGCATGCGCCAGGCCGACCGCCTGGCGACCCTGGGCCGGATGGCGGCGAACATCGCCCACGAGATCCGAAACCCGCTGGCCTCGCTCACCGGCGCGATCGAGGTCCTGACCGGCCCCGCCGCCCCGGGGGAGGCGCGCGAGCGCCTCTCGCAGATCGTCATCCGCGAGTCCGAGCGGCTGAACCAGATCATCAAGAACTTCCTCGAGTACGCGCGCCCGGCGCCATTGATGCTCGAGACGGTCAACGTCGTCGACGCCGTGGAGGAGGTCCTCGTGCTCCTCGAGCATCGCGCCGGGCCGGGGAGCCTCAAGATCGTGCGCGACTTCGTGCCGCCGGTCGTCTGGCGCGTGGACCCGCAGCAGTTCAAGCAGGTCGTCTGGAACCTCTGCCTCAACGCGGTCGACGCCATGCCCGAGGGCG includes the following:
- a CDS encoding ATP-binding protein translates to MKPPTIDGLLRGFSWARLGLAALLLALGPFLPSDLIPGEQPAVLALALLTVVASSAALLLFGGMADPRHMSWLFCLLDAVLVTAVVAATGGGRSIFAFLYVLSVTAACVLLSRTGGLVMAAVASVLYTALVLGRTVFPTSIFFEAPGETTGLELLTMFMNSGTFLVVAILAGGLAEQFRSTRRELEKERRDLLDLQAFKDLVFQSVGTGLIALDRGHRITALNRAAEEMTGRAAAQVVGRPWSALFGDEIALDAVAAVIDGSPRAASLHETTLRRPDGTAAPVRITFSALRAGDGVRLGLIGACEDLSAIRQLEARMRQADRLATLGRMAANIAHEIRNPLASLTGAIEVLTGPAAPGEARERLSQIVIRESERLNQIIKNFLEYARPAPLMLETVNVVDAVEEVLVLLEHRAGPGSLKIVRDFVPPVVWRVDPQQFKQVVWNLCLNAVDAMPEGGELRVGAAAAPGRLLELRVSDTGSGVAPGDLANLFEPFFSTKPEGTGLGLALVHRIVQEHGGDIDVRSTPGLGTTFTVTLPARDA